The proteins below come from a single Chryseobacterium sp. MA9 genomic window:
- a CDS encoding SusC/RagA family TonB-linked outer membrane protein, with protein MNVKLRVLSAGALFFFGGMVIAQQTTTKKKDTVKKETSIDEVVLLGYSKSITKPKSTVASNTVGEVFFENRPNVNMLTSLQGSAPGVIMNGGSGSPGSAKFSLLIRGTSSINGNTDALIVIDDIPSNASEYRNLNPNDIESTTILKDAAATAVYGNRGANGVVVIRTKRGKYNSGFKLSYTGMTGMSLRPLDKYNLANTEQYMGIMKLYGFSDTNSEYIKAKDALAKGINTNWKDYFFKPEMFQSHDVALSTGGANVSSYNSFGYMEQGGAVPTTDFKRFTVRSNIQAKSKDNKLNVNSQIALAFSRRNELNEETNTGIRNNSVQNPLLGVLMGLPYLSPTRYANGQELFNSIGTNFNNGNNIYVLQNLLTRGNLPNMVDQVSIGANLGASYNINKNFTISNKLGIDYRQSDRITGRAPWAYLALATQGTAKYTGFEDQVTTRDLTINNVISALYSGKLGEHSVDASVNMEYNKVNYRSTSRRQNGLDPRTYVPGSGTGYVPFDNTATSPYIPSVSASRVTAGTIAVFGTLNYDYAGRFGFSGTLRRDASYRFVGENRWATYWSVAGRWNIDKESFMEGSTFNTLKLRASYGTNGNQNIIAATPGSNPLLTASQIVRDLYTSPTGYGNALGLGFAYGNPLVQWEDVAQANIGLDFTLLNNKLEGTLDVYQKKTTNLFSTIPVSGVSGSYAVNGNNGAMTNKGIELGLRYNVIKTNDFTFSVFANGSYNNNKINEFTINGDPEPGTTVNMAGHTLSEWYVYKYAGVNKSNGNLLFYSKDGGVTEAPKVEDAQFLNVSPIPKYAGSFGFETNYKGFFVDGLFTFQKGVKKFDNALYWLANPEGLGSSAVGSSNMSTDLLGAWTPQNQNSDIPSLRATNWGYTADSDYFIKDASFLKIRSFTIGYQLQKEQLQNLPITGLRIYVQGENLYTWTKWRGFDPEPITGSNLSVYPNPRMYTVGVKIDF; from the coding sequence ATGAATGTTAAATTACGTGTATTGAGTGCTGGCGCGCTGTTTTTCTTTGGAGGAATGGTTATTGCACAGCAGACAACAACTAAGAAAAAGGACACGGTAAAAAAAGAAACATCAATTGATGAAGTAGTTTTGCTAGGTTACTCAAAAAGTATCACAAAGCCTAAATCAACTGTTGCTTCTAATACTGTTGGGGAGGTATTCTTCGAGAACAGACCAAATGTCAATATGTTAACTTCCTTACAGGGATCGGCACCAGGGGTAATTATGAACGGTGGTTCTGGTAGCCCGGGTTCTGCTAAGTTTAGCTTATTGATTCGTGGTACCAGTTCTATTAATGGTAACACAGATGCCTTAATTGTTATCGATGATATTCCATCAAATGCTTCAGAATATAGAAACTTGAACCCTAATGATATAGAGTCAACTACTATTTTGAAGGATGCTGCAGCAACTGCCGTATATGGTAACCGTGGTGCTAACGGAGTTGTAGTTATCAGAACAAAAAGAGGTAAATATAACAGTGGATTTAAGCTTTCCTATACAGGAATGACAGGTATGTCACTAAGACCGCTTGATAAATATAATCTTGCCAATACGGAACAGTATATGGGGATTATGAAATTATACGGTTTCTCTGATACCAACTCTGAATATATTAAGGCTAAAGACGCTTTAGCTAAGGGGATTAATACAAATTGGAAAGATTACTTCTTTAAGCCAGAGATGTTCCAGTCTCATGACGTAGCGCTTTCAACAGGTGGAGCAAATGTGTCTTCTTATAACTCTTTTGGTTATATGGAACAAGGAGGAGCTGTACCAACTACGGATTTCAAGAGATTTACTGTTAGATCAAACATTCAGGCTAAATCTAAAGATAATAAGCTAAACGTTAACTCACAGATTGCTCTTGCCTTCTCAAGAAGAAACGAATTAAACGAAGAGACCAATACTGGTATTAGAAATAACTCTGTACAGAACCCGCTTCTTGGGGTTCTGATGGGCTTACCATATTTGTCTCCGACTAGATATGCTAACGGACAGGAGTTATTTAATTCTATTGGAACCAATTTTAATAATGGTAATAATATCTATGTATTACAAAACCTTCTAACAAGAGGAAATCTTCCAAACATGGTAGATCAGGTATCTATCGGTGCAAACTTAGGAGCGTCTTATAATATTAATAAAAACTTTACCATTAGTAATAAGTTAGGTATTGATTACAGACAAAGTGATAGAATTACCGGTAGAGCTCCTTGGGCATATTTGGCTTTAGCAACACAAGGAACGGCTAAATATACAGGTTTTGAAGATCAGGTAACGACAAGAGACTTAACGATCAACAATGTAATTTCAGCTTTATATAGCGGGAAATTAGGTGAACACTCTGTGGATGCTTCCGTGAACATGGAATATAACAAAGTAAATTACAGATCCACATCGAGAAGACAAAACGGATTGGATCCAAGAACTTATGTGCCAGGTTCGGGTACAGGATACGTACCATTTGATAACACTGCAACATCTCCTTATATCCCTTCTGTAAGCGCTTCAAGAGTTACAGCGGGAACAATAGCTGTATTTGGAACCCTTAACTATGACTACGCTGGAAGATTTGGTTTCAGTGGTACGTTAAGAAGAGATGCATCTTACCGATTTGTCGGAGAAAACAGATGGGCAACGTATTGGTCTGTAGCAGGTAGATGGAATATTGATAAAGAAAGCTTCATGGAAGGATCTACATTCAATACTCTTAAACTAAGAGCTTCTTATGGTACAAATGGTAACCAGAATATTATTGCCGCTACTCCAGGTTCAAACCCTTTATTGACAGCTAGCCAGATTGTAAGAGACTTATATACATCTCCTACAGGATATGGTAACGCTCTTGGATTAGGTTTTGCCTATGGAAACCCGTTAGTACAATGGGAAGATGTAGCTCAGGCGAACATTGGATTAGACTTCACTTTACTTAATAATAAATTGGAGGGTACTCTTGATGTGTACCAGAAGAAAACCACAAATCTATTCAGTACGATCCCAGTTTCTGGGGTGTCAGGTTCTTATGCAGTAAATGGTAACAATGGAGCTATGACAAACAAAGGTATTGAACTTGGATTACGTTATAATGTTATCAAAACCAATGATTTTACTTTCAGTGTATTTGCGAATGGTTCTTATAACAATAACAAGATTAATGAATTTACAATTAACGGAGATCCAGAACCAGGTACAACGGTTAACATGGCGGGTCATACTCTAAGTGAGTGGTATGTATATAAATATGCAGGAGTTAACAAGAGTAACGGTAACTTACTATTCTATTCTAAAGACGGCGGGGTTACAGAAGCTCCAAAAGTGGAAGATGCACAATTCCTTAATGTAAGTCCAATTCCTAAATATGCAGGAAGTTTTGGTTTTGAAACAAACTACAAAGGATTCTTCGTTGATGGATTATTCACATTCCAAAAAGGTGTTAAGAAATTTGATAATGCTCTTTACTGGCTAGCAAATCCTGAAGGATTAGGATCTAGTGCTGTTGGATCTTCAAACATGTCTACGGATCTATTGGGAGCGTGGACTCCTCAAAATCAAAATTCTGATATTCCAAGCTTAAGAGCTACAAACTGGGGATATACAGCAGATTCAGATTATTTTATTAAAGATGCTTCATTCTTGAAAATCAGATCTTTTACAATAGGATACCAACTTCAAAAAGAGCAGTTACAGAATTTGCCAATTACAGGACTTAGAATTTATGTACAAGGAGAAAACCTTTATACGTGGACAAAATGGAGAGGTTTCGATCCTGAACCAATTACAGGATCCAACTTAAGTGTATACCCTAACCCAAGAATGTATACTGTAGGGGTGAAAATTGATTTCTAA
- a CDS encoding RagB/SusD family nutrient uptake outer membrane protein, producing the protein MKKVFYILSFFLVLTSCNDALEIVQDGEINDANVAFQSVDDMQKFLNGSVYPAVNPTNEIFFTSLFTDEVGFGPSSVSTSDILTHRFVLNSTTSQPSGIWVSNYNIINKVNILLKGSALINYNSLSDANKALYTGILVNARALRAYAYLTLESYFSTNMKDPNALGVMLSTEPADIFNTKLPRVKNSEVFALIESDLQYALTNFNGSVVSTGVSAQHYFDKKASINAIAARYYNYKGDDVNAKANATAAITTSGLTLSSGNGTAYTNMWKDATAANGGRGEILWSLYRPNSSTGSWSNIAGLWTTNSTDINGSVNYDMSRKLFSLLNQLPGGDIRFDVFVDPSSQFDQLYPNGPNAREDDVIVIDKYPGKLAPLASSTMALRNDIKMFRLSEMYLILAEVAVHEGDLVTAATRVRAIRGTRSKQSLAATITYTSPQQAYADILLERRRELCFEGHRYVDLKRMGVAAGVGVDRDVYDDDNKTLPLTLPASDYRFTLPIPLDEINANPNVQQNPGY; encoded by the coding sequence ATGAAAAAAGTATTTTATATATTATCGTTTTTCTTAGTGCTGACATCATGTAATGATGCACTAGAGATTGTCCAGGATGGAGAGATTAATGATGCAAATGTTGCTTTTCAATCGGTGGATGATATGCAGAAGTTTCTTAATGGAAGTGTTTACCCGGCTGTAAATCCAACTAATGAGATTTTCTTTACTTCACTATTTACAGATGAGGTCGGATTTGGACCAAGTAGTGTAAGTACATCAGATATCTTAACACATAGATTTGTACTTAATTCTACGACTAGCCAGCCGTCAGGTATTTGGGTAAGTAATTATAACATTATTAATAAAGTGAATATCCTTTTGAAAGGAAGTGCTTTGATTAATTATAATTCATTATCTGATGCTAATAAAGCATTGTATACTGGTATATTAGTAAATGCAAGAGCTTTAAGAGCTTATGCTTATCTTACATTGGAATCATATTTTTCTACAAATATGAAAGATCCTAATGCTTTGGGGGTAATGCTTAGCACTGAACCTGCAGACATTTTTAATACAAAATTACCAAGAGTAAAAAACTCTGAAGTTTTTGCTTTGATTGAATCTGATTTGCAATATGCACTTACAAACTTCAATGGAAGCGTAGTTTCTACGGGGGTTTCTGCACAACACTATTTCGATAAAAAAGCTTCAATTAATGCAATTGCGGCAAGATATTATAACTACAAAGGTGACGATGTTAATGCTAAAGCTAATGCTACAGCTGCGATCACTACGAGTGGTTTAACGTTGTCAAGTGGTAATGGTACTGCATATACTAATATGTGGAAAGATGCTACTGCGGCGAATGGTGGTAGAGGAGAAATTCTATGGTCATTATACAGACCAAACAGTTCAACAGGATCTTGGTCAAACATTGCTGGATTATGGACTACAAACTCTACTGATATTAATGGGTCTGTGAATTATGATATGAGTAGAAAATTATTCTCACTTCTTAATCAATTGCCAGGTGGAGATATCAGATTTGATGTTTTTGTTGATCCATCGAGTCAGTTTGATCAGCTTTATCCTAACGGACCAAATGCTAGAGAAGACGATGTTATTGTTATAGATAAATATCCTGGTAAACTTGCTCCTCTTGCAAGTTCTACAATGGCACTAAGAAATGATATCAAGATGTTCAGATTATCAGAAATGTATCTGATCTTAGCTGAAGTTGCAGTGCATGAAGGGGATTTAGTAACTGCTGCAACTCGTGTTAGAGCTATTAGAGGAACAAGATCTAAACAGTCTTTAGCTGCTACAATTACTTATACCTCTCCTCAGCAAGCATATGCAGATATTCTTTTGGAAAGAAGAAGAGAACTATGTTTTGAAGGTCATCGTTATGTAGACTTAAAAAGAATGGGGGTAGCTGCTGGTGTTGGAGTAGACAGAGATGTTTATGATGATGACAATAAGACTTTACCTCTTACATTACCTGCTAGTGATTATAGATTTACATTACCTATTCCATTGGATGAAATTAATGCAAATCCTAATGTTCAACAAAATCCAGGTTATTAA
- a CDS encoding putative porin: protein MKYILFILFSLSFVSKAQVVNKADTKPQPKKEDTLVIDSGKKDSLKIFKPTINDYLYQTQFSEKKVFDTVMTFDKTYIFSQQNNKDNFGRVQPSNIGSGFNPLVFEVNDEQNLSLLPSNKSYMIIGANDVKYYDVKTPTATFVYHNAMRNGAALTSTYTQNIGKRFNFALEYMGLRSQGLYRNSLSANNNTLFSGHYISKSGNYEIFAHYLHQNVNNQESGGITEDNLFMNGDSNYSNRQNAQVNLASSSSQFSYRRYYLSHQFTPFNSGKFPFSIRHIISHQGNKYYYNQTALESYWYDAPTELVDGFPLTTKKYSENFSNTVSLIFNNEKFKLDAGVRYQMIKLGIRDIVALNGVPFPGELKENRIGAVGNLQVKLWDKIQLNSFLEFSNGSQFKSYLKTTNNLKFEPIKDYFVNAKVNFQSAYPSFNYLLNTSVYNNFNYYLENAKNQSVMEMGGSINLKWFKTEIFANYFRIDNYTYFDSNGSPKQSDNSVNISQIGGDATFSFNKFHLNTRLHFQNTLTNKELLPMPSFIGRANFFYQTQAFKKAAEIQAGIKVYYFSKFASRDYFPVLNEYILPRADSFSIGGQPIADIYINMKVKKMFFFIEGQQIGTVISNNKAYAFPHYPVYDFRLNIGIVWYLFN from the coding sequence ATGAAGTACATCCTTTTCATACTCTTCTCTTTAAGTTTTGTATCCAAGGCTCAGGTTGTTAATAAAGCTGATACCAAGCCTCAACCCAAAAAAGAAGACACTCTTGTAATAGATTCCGGGAAAAAAGATTCCCTGAAAATTTTCAAGCCTACTATTAATGATTACCTGTATCAGACTCAGTTTTCTGAAAAGAAAGTTTTTGATACCGTAATGACTTTTGATAAAACCTACATCTTTTCACAACAAAATAATAAAGATAACTTCGGAAGAGTACAGCCTTCCAATATAGGATCTGGCTTTAATCCTCTGGTATTTGAGGTGAATGATGAACAGAATCTTTCCTTACTGCCATCCAATAAATCTTATATGATCATTGGGGCAAATGATGTAAAATACTACGATGTAAAAACACCTACCGCTACATTTGTATACCATAATGCAATGCGAAACGGGGCCGCTTTAACCTCTACTTATACCCAGAATATCGGGAAAAGATTCAATTTTGCTCTTGAATATATGGGACTTCGTTCTCAAGGGCTTTACAGAAACTCATTATCGGCGAATAATAATACTCTATTTTCAGGGCACTATATTTCAAAAAGCGGAAACTATGAAATCTTTGCACACTATCTTCACCAGAATGTAAACAATCAGGAAAGTGGAGGTATTACAGAAGATAATCTTTTTATGAATGGTGACAGTAATTATAGCAACAGGCAAAATGCCCAGGTGAATCTGGCATCCAGCAGCTCACAGTTTTCTTACAGAAGATACTACCTGAGCCACCAGTTCACTCCATTCAATTCTGGAAAATTTCCATTCAGTATAAGACATATTATTTCGCATCAGGGAAATAAATATTACTATAATCAGACAGCCTTGGAATCTTATTGGTATGATGCTCCTACTGAATTGGTTGATGGTTTTCCATTGACTACAAAAAAATATTCTGAAAACTTCAGCAATACGGTAAGCTTGATTTTTAATAATGAAAAATTCAAACTGGATGCTGGTGTACGTTATCAGATGATCAAATTGGGAATAAGAGATATTGTTGCCCTGAATGGTGTTCCTTTTCCTGGTGAACTAAAAGAAAACAGAATCGGAGCTGTAGGAAACCTGCAGGTAAAACTTTGGGATAAAATTCAATTGAACTCATTCCTGGAATTTTCAAACGGAAGTCAGTTCAAAAGCTACCTGAAAACAACCAATAATTTGAAGTTTGAGCCTATTAAAGATTACTTCGTTAATGCTAAAGTGAATTTCCAAAGTGCATATCCTTCATTCAACTACTTGTTGAATACTTCTGTTTACAATAATTTCAATTATTATCTTGAAAATGCAAAGAACCAGTCTGTAATGGAAATGGGAGGAAGTATCAATTTGAAATGGTTTAAAACAGAGATTTTTGCCAACTATTTCAGAATAGATAACTATACTTATTTTGACAGCAACGGAAGCCCGAAACAAAGTGATAATTCTGTGAATATCTCTCAGATCGGAGGTGATGCTACATTTAGCTTCAATAAATTCCATCTGAATACAAGACTACACTTTCAAAATACTTTAACCAATAAAGAATTGCTTCCTATGCCAAGCTTTATTGGTAGAGCCAATTTCTTCTATCAGACACAGGCATTCAAAAAAGCAGCAGAAATACAGGCAGGTATTAAAGTATATTATTTCTCTAAATTTGCATCAAGAGATTATTTCCCTGTTCTTAATGAATATATCCTTCCCAGAGCAGATTCATTTTCAATTGGAGGACAGCCTATCGCCGATATCTATATCAATATGAAAGTGAAAAAGATGTTCTTTTTCATAGAAGGGCAGCAGATAGGAACTGTTATTTCCAATAACAAAGCATACGCATTTCCACATTATCCGGTATATGATTTCAGATTGAACATCGGAATTGTGTGGTATTTGTTCAACTAA
- the bshC gene encoding bacillithiol biosynthesis cysteine-adding enzyme BshC codes for MKTINKISFNDIESIPQLVRDFLNQKIEGFENNTFSLDHFKQQIHLKKDSFSSRKREILSEVLVGQLSSLSLSSKQKGNLENLKQPNTFTITTGHQLNLFSGPVFFVYKILQTIKTCTYLKENFPDFNFVPVYWMASEDHDFAEINHFKTENNYYETNEKSGGPVGRIEISDTYFISEFEKEFKDSIFGTELILMMKEAYKTENTLTEAIKILVNRLFSEFGLLILDGDSKELKNQMKEIFKDELLYFSLQKTSKKKVDFLMEKYGKVQVNPREINLFYLSETRDRIEFNGQKYIIVDKTIQFTEEEILAELENHPEKFSPNALMRPVYQENVLPNLAYIGGNAEIMYWLELKDYFSKITIPFPILIPRNSMLFLKEKTLGKIEKLDLKIEEFFQNFTVLTNHKILKDNPILQLLNEKEELLISSFSALRTSAETTEKSFGNMVKAEEVRQLKSFKRMKKRLLHAEKIKQNELLERLENLFLDVHPAKTWQERVYNFSVFFSDYGYSWLENCLEEMVVQDSKLIIVAI; via the coding sequence TTGAAAACAATAAATAAAATATCATTCAACGATATAGAAAGCATTCCTCAATTGGTAAGAGATTTTTTAAATCAGAAAATTGAGGGTTTTGAAAATAATACATTTTCTTTAGATCATTTTAAACAACAGATTCATTTGAAAAAAGACTCTTTTTCATCAAGGAAGAGAGAAATTTTATCGGAGGTGTTAGTAGGCCAGCTTTCAAGCCTTTCCCTTTCTTCAAAACAGAAAGGAAATCTTGAGAATCTAAAACAACCCAATACATTTACCATTACAACTGGACACCAGCTGAACCTGTTTTCGGGACCTGTTTTCTTTGTCTATAAAATTCTTCAGACCATAAAGACATGTACCTATCTGAAAGAAAATTTCCCGGATTTTAATTTTGTTCCGGTATATTGGATGGCCTCAGAAGATCATGATTTTGCCGAGATCAATCATTTTAAAACCGAAAATAATTATTATGAAACCAATGAGAAATCTGGCGGACCTGTAGGAAGGATTGAGATCAGTGATACCTATTTTATTTCTGAATTTGAAAAAGAATTCAAAGATTCCATTTTTGGAACCGAGCTGATCTTAATGATGAAGGAAGCTTATAAAACAGAAAATACTTTAACAGAGGCAATTAAGATTCTTGTCAACCGTCTTTTTTCAGAATTCGGACTTTTGATTTTGGATGGAGATTCTAAAGAACTTAAAAATCAGATGAAGGAGATCTTTAAAGATGAACTTCTTTATTTCAGTTTACAGAAAACTTCTAAGAAGAAAGTGGATTTTCTGATGGAAAAATACGGGAAAGTTCAGGTAAACCCTCGTGAAATTAACCTTTTCTATCTTTCAGAAACCAGAGACAGAATAGAATTTAACGGACAGAAATACATCATCGTAGATAAAACGATTCAGTTTACAGAAGAAGAAATATTGGCTGAATTGGAAAACCATCCGGAAAAGTTCAGTCCCAATGCTTTGATGCGTCCGGTATATCAGGAAAATGTACTTCCGAATTTGGCTTATATTGGAGGTAATGCTGAAATCATGTACTGGCTGGAGCTGAAAGACTATTTTTCAAAGATTACTATTCCTTTCCCTATCTTGATTCCAAGAAATTCTATGCTTTTCCTGAAAGAGAAAACGTTAGGGAAAATTGAGAAACTGGATCTTAAAATCGAAGAATTTTTCCAGAATTTCACAGTACTTACCAATCATAAAATTTTAAAAGATAATCCGATTTTACAATTACTTAACGAGAAAGAGGAGTTGCTGATCAGCAGTTTTTCAGCGCTGAGAACTTCGGCAGAAACCACTGAGAAATCTTTCGGAAATATGGTGAAGGCTGAGGAAGTAAGACAATTGAAGTCTTTCAAAAGAATGAAAAAACGTCTGCTCCACGCTGAGAAAATAAAACAAAATGAGTTGCTGGAAAGACTTGAAAATCTGTTTTTAGATGTTCACCCAGCCAAAACGTGGCAGGAGAGAGTTTATAATTTTAGTGTATTCTTTTCAGATTATGGTTATTCGTGGCTTGAAAATTGTTTGGAAGAAATGGTGGTTCAAGATTCCAAATTAATTATTGTTGCCATTTAA
- a CDS encoding LysM peptidoglycan-binding domain-containing protein, which yields MIKRFFILSSLCMVLGVSAQKSHTVVQGDNPYSIAKKYGMTVDELLKLNPKHKDGKLAIGDVLTIKSDKTATPVVTKTAPVEKVTSNTSTSSTGKIVLQPKQTIYGITKQYRISETDLRKLNPELDSHMKIGDEITLPLASIKKYGGTQQTVTTGEKHAEPPVEKTITTITPAVVTAAVEGESYVIQAKDNYYRITKQFGISQQDLFALNPGLEEKGLKPGETIKIKTSNSNTNTDSVTETVNPKAKMDSGNEKSTTSSNVVAGDDYVTYTVQQGDTVFSIVNKFGVSIDELIALNPDLSHGLKTGMVLKIKKQDAAYIKKNGDALSVILMLPFGYSTNETQYRAMALDFLTGAKLAIERNARGGQKLDIKIVDSGNEASFKNSLTQINPDNTDLIIGPFFKSNVIDVLDFTKNQKIPIVAPFANTPELYNYNNLIIVETNNQTYADKIVEEVKGIYSDQKIYVVADAKKENANYIKAGLEKAVKNPNIIIVNSPADIQPDQNMMTGQSAPVIAILANDDNAAGDAFANRIIAVSKEVQGVKAFSMFYSPVFEKKVDELSQASLVYLMDRKINTDGSFEKEILAAYKSKYCKTPPKYAIVGFDVVNDMLTRENKKGEIFKQMNKVQTQLATKFEFVKSKANGAYVNTGYRVIRLVP from the coding sequence ATGATAAAGAGGTTTTTTATTCTATCCAGTTTATGTATGGTTTTGGGAGTTTCAGCCCAGAAATCACATACGGTTGTGCAAGGTGATAATCCTTACAGCATTGCCAAAAAGTATGGAATGACTGTAGATGAATTGCTGAAGCTAAACCCAAAACATAAAGATGGCAAACTGGCTATCGGAGATGTTTTAACAATAAAATCAGATAAAACAGCCACTCCGGTTGTCACAAAAACAGCTCCAGTAGAAAAAGTGACTTCAAACACAAGTACTTCTTCCACGGGTAAAATTGTTTTACAGCCAAAGCAAACGATCTATGGCATCACAAAACAATACAGAATTTCTGAAACTGATTTAAGGAAACTGAATCCTGAACTGGATTCTCATATGAAAATCGGAGACGAAATTACTTTGCCTCTTGCAAGCATCAAAAAATATGGTGGTACTCAGCAGACTGTAACAACAGGAGAAAAACATGCTGAACCTCCTGTAGAAAAAACAATAACAACCATTACTCCTGCAGTTGTAACGGCTGCTGTAGAAGGAGAATCTTATGTAATCCAGGCTAAAGATAATTATTATAGAATTACAAAACAGTTTGGAATCAGTCAGCAGGATCTTTTTGCTTTAAATCCAGGATTGGAAGAAAAAGGACTTAAACCTGGCGAAACTATTAAAATAAAAACATCCAATAGTAATACAAACACTGATAGCGTTACTGAGACCGTAAATCCAAAAGCAAAAATGGATTCAGGGAACGAAAAATCGACAACCTCTTCCAATGTTGTGGCAGGAGACGATTATGTAACCTATACCGTTCAGCAGGGAGATACAGTATTTTCCATCGTGAATAAATTCGGTGTTTCTATAGATGAACTTATTGCTCTTAACCCGGATCTTTCTCATGGGTTGAAAACCGGAATGGTTTTAAAGATCAAAAAACAGGATGCAGCATACATTAAGAAAAATGGTGACGCCCTTAGTGTTATCCTAATGCTTCCATTCGGGTACAGTACAAACGAAACCCAGTACAGAGCAATGGCACTTGACTTTTTAACAGGAGCTAAACTTGCTATTGAAAGAAATGCCAGAGGTGGGCAGAAACTGGATATCAAAATAGTAGATTCAGGAAATGAAGCATCATTCAAAAACTCTTTGACACAGATCAATCCTGATAATACAGATCTTATTATTGGCCCTTTCTTTAAATCTAATGTAATTGATGTTCTTGATTTTACCAAAAATCAGAAAATTCCGATTGTAGCGCCATTTGCCAACACTCCGGAACTATATAACTACAATAATCTTATTATCGTTGAAACAAACAATCAGACATATGCTGATAAGATTGTAGAAGAAGTAAAAGGAATTTATTCTGACCAAAAAATATATGTAGTGGCAGATGCTAAAAAAGAAAATGCCAATTACATTAAAGCAGGGCTTGAAAAAGCTGTGAAAAATCCTAATATTATTATCGTCAACTCACCAGCAGATATTCAGCCTGATCAGAATATGATGACAGGTCAGTCTGCACCGGTTATTGCCATTCTGGCGAATGATGATAATGCAGCAGGAGATGCTTTTGCCAACAGAATCATTGCTGTTTCTAAAGAAGTACAGGGAGTGAAAGCGTTCAGTATGTTTTATTCTCCAGTTTTTGAGAAAAAAGTTGACGAGCTGAGCCAGGCCAGTCTGGTATATCTGATGGATAGAAAGATCAATACAGATGGCAGCTTTGAAAAAGAAATTCTGGCTGCTTACAAAAGCAAATACTGTAAAACTCCTCCAAAATATGCCATCGTAGGTTTTGATGTAGTAAACGACATGTTAACCAGAGAAAATAAAAAAGGCGAGATCTTTAAGCAGATGAATAAAGTTCAGACTCAGCTTGCTACAAAATTTGAGTTTGTAAAATCTAAAGCTAATGGTGCTTATGTAAACACTGGTTACAGAGTAATCAGGCTGGTACCTTAA